The genome window GCCCGCTTGAGCTCCTCGCGGGACTTCCCTTCCAGGAGGCGCTGGTAGGCGAAGCGCTTCGCCGCCGAGAAGCGGCGCATGAGGTCCAGGACCGCCTTCTCCTCCTTGGGGTCTGGGAAGACCAAGCGGGCGTGGACGCCGAGGTAGAGCTTTGCGGCTTCGCCCTTGGGCATTCCTGGGTTCATTTTACCCCCTTTTGCCTCTTTTGCCGCCTTTTGCGGGCTTTTGTGCTTTTGGACAAAGCGAGCGTGGAGGAGAGGAAGTGTGCGGATGTGTGCGCTATTTTTTAACTGTTTTCGCCTCCCTGGTCGACCTTCCAGAGGATGTGGACGTACCCGAGGACGCCAAGGTCTTGGACAAGTGCTACATCCCCACCCGCTACCCGGACGCCCACCCGGCGCTACACCCGCCTCGAGGCCGAAGAGGCCCTGGACCTAGCCCAAAGGATCCTGGCCTTCGTGGAGGAAAAGCTTGGACCCGCGTCTTCCGCTTTGACCTTAAGGCCTGCCTCAAGGAGGTGGCCGAGGCGGCGCGGGCCCTGGGGGAGCGCCCTGAGGTCCTCTTCGGCTCCTTGGCCCGGGGGGAGGCCACCGCCTTCAGCGACGCCGACTCCTCCGGGATACCTTTCCCCTTTCCCGAAAGGCTCGTGCGCTATCGCCCGGAAGGGTTGCGCCGGGTGGAGGTCTTCCCTTACACCTTGAGCGAGGCCGTGGAGGGCCTCAAGGAGGGTTTCGGCGTGGTCCCGGCCGCCCTCAGGGAAGGGCGGGTCCTCTTTGAGCGGGGGGGGCCTGGGAGGCCTTCCGCCGCTCCGCCTAACGCCCTTCTCATGGGGCGGGAGTATCTTGGCGCCGTGGAGATCCACGGCACCACCATCCTGGCCGTGCGCAAGGACGGGGCCACCGCGCTTGCGGGGGACGGCCAGGTGACCTTCGGCCAGACCGTCCTCAAGCGGGGGGCGGTGAAGGTGCGGAAGCTGGAGGTGGGGGAGGGCGTCCTGGTGGGCTTTGCAGGAGGAGCGGCCGACGCTTTGGCCCTTTTGGAGCGTTTTGAGGAAAAGCTCAAGGAGGCCAAGGGGAACCTCCTCAAGGGGGCGGTGGAGACGGCCAAGCTTTGGCGCACGGACCGGGTTCTTCGCCACCTCCAGGCCATGATCGTGGCCGCCGACCGGGAGAGCATGGTCCTCCTTTCGGGAAGCGGCGAGGTCATCGCCCCGGAGGAGCCCCTTTTGGCGGTGGGTTCGGGCGGCCCCTACGCCCTCGCCGCCGCCAAGGCCCTTTACCGCCACTCGGGGCTTTCCGCTAAGGAA of Thermus islandicus DSM 21543 contains these proteins:
- the hslV gene encoding ATP-dependent protease subunit HslV; translated protein: MGREYLGAVEIHGTTILAVRKDGATALAGDGQVTFGQTVLKRGAVKVRKLEVGEGVLVGFAGGAADALALLERFEEKLKEAKGNLLKGAVETAKLWRTDRVLRHLQAMIVAADRESMVLLSGSGEVIAPEEPLLAVGSGGPYALAAAKALYRHSGLSAKEIAEEAIRIAAEVDLYTSGQITVLTLGEA